The Nitrospirota bacterium DNA window CCTTCTATCTATTTACACACTTTTTGATTGTATCTCCAATTGCTCGATTCAAGTCACAAAGCGCTTCAGCATATTTCCCCATTAAACTATATGTTTCGCCTCGTCGTACAAAAAGGGCGTGTTGTGCCTCTGGCGCCAAGTCTTGCCTCTTAGCAATCAAGTTTGCTAAGTGCAGGAGTGTTTCATGTTGATTTCCCTCAGACGCATTATAAAAAGCTACTAATGTTCGAGCCCACGCTTGCACTTCCGCAGACACAACTTCCCGACCCACCTGCTGACACGCCTGAGGAATGCCGTCAGCAAAAATGCAAGCACCGCCTGAGGCAGAAAGAAATGCGTTAACAGCTCTTCCAATATTTCCAATAGGCTGTTCACTCAGCAAGTGGTAAACTCTTTCCACCTCCAATCTGCGCCATTCACGGCTGTGCGCCGATAGACCATCAAGAATTAGTTGATCCTGACGTCTTTCAAAAAAAATAACCAATCGCCTGTGTGCTTCCTCTAAGTCGTTCGGCGTTGTGTTATGTAAATACCGCAACATAAGTTCACGCACTTTATCATGATAGAACCAGCCACGTTTCGAATTTGTTCGTATATAGCTTTGCGTGGAAAGCCATTTAAACTGGTCAATAGCGTTGCTCCCAAGGCAGGCGCTCAAGATGTCGAGATTGAACTGACGGGGTACAGACGCCATCAACGCCACGAGTCGCCTTTCTTCCTCAGGTATCCACTGAAGAAAGCGCTTCACAGCATCTCGGCTTATATCGGGTAAGGGCAGCCCTGGCTTTGGATTGGTGCCGGCCAATAGTTCAACTAGTACGGGCAATCCACCAGTATCTTCATGAATCTGGTTCACTAAGGATTCATCAACAATGTTGCGATTGGCCAAATAGAGTCGCGTTTCTTCTTGAGTAAAAGGTTCTAAAATGATATGACAAATGGAACTTGCTATTTCAGTCCAGTGCTGGTCTATCTGATCACGGCCACTGATAACAAAGGTCAGATATGAATCACATTCTCCATACTTAAAGTTGAGACATTCCATCAACCAAGGTTCAAGAGCTTCGCAAGTACGTTCAAAGACATCAAACATCAAGACGACGCGACGATTAACACAAGCAGTATTTAGCAAGTTTATAAATAGAGGCGTTAATATCTTCTCAGGCTCACGCAACAATTGCACCTCATCTTTGTTGCCGAAACGGTCAATGAGATAACTGACACCTTGCGTCAGTGCCTCGCCCGCCTCTTTTTCATTCACATATTCTGCAAACACACCAACTCCGGGAGTTCGCCGTGCAGCTTTAATTGCAAAGTCAGTCATGCCACGAACTACGAGATTCAGTGCCCCTCGTGGTGCCTTTTGATCACCTTCGATTTGTTCTCGACAAGTACGGTAGGTCTTATAGCGCTCATCAAATTCCTTATTCTTAATATCGATCAGCGCCAGTTTTTCGGCAATATATCCCATTACTGAGACTGGAGAAAGTTGGTTTTCGTCGCAAAGAATCGCAACACCATTAATCGATGGGGAAGTGACAATGCTCTGAAATTGCTGCAACAGTGTACTTTTACCAACGCCACCCTCACCAGTGACAGAAAAAAGTAGGAAATTCGGGAGTCCTGAATGAAAGTTATTTGAAAAAGTGTGAAGGTAATCTGAACGGCCCACAAAGTTCTCTTTACGGCGTCTATCAATTATTTCTTTCCAGCTTTTTCTCTTTTCTGTCATGCCTTGCCTCCCTCGTTATTCCCGCACGCCCTCATTGCATTTGGTGTTACCAGTTTCGTACTTATAAGAGAGCTACATGTTTTAGTTCAACGCCAAGCGTCACCCGTTTATTCTCCTGCTGCTTTGGCTTGTGGCCGCATCGTGATGACCGCGGCTGAGGCGGCGGGCTGGCACAAGGCAGTTCGCTCTCACCTCTTACCCGATCAGTCTTTGTCTCTTTTCCCTGCTTTCTCATATACCGCATCCTTGTCTCGCTTGCCCACAGCAATAACCATGACACAGATCTCTTTATCCAATACTTCATAAACCAGACGATAGCCGCTTGCACGAAGCTTTATTTTGTAATGATCCGTGAAGCCATGAAGCCGGCTTGATGGCACCCGTGGATTGTTGAGGCGTTCCGACAGCTTTTTCTTGAATTGAACCTGGATAGACCGATCCAGTTTTCCCCATTCCTTCAAGGCAGTGGGGATGAATTTCAGCTTATACCTAAAGTTCATCCAGAGAGACTGCTATGGCCCTTATTTTTTCACTCTGTCTTTCCTGAACGATAAGACCAAGCTGGTAGTCTTCGAGTCTTTCCATGAGTAATTCATAGGTTTCAGCCGGAATGAGATAAGCAGTGGGGCTGTTGTGATTTAAGATCGCGATCGGTTCACCTTCTGATTTTTCGATCAGGGCGGTCGGATTTCTTTTTAACTCTGAAATGCTGGCAGAGCATTTTGCAAGGACGGCCTTCATATTTGTCTCACCTCTGCATTAAATTAGCTCTTAATTCTGGTCTTATATTAGCACGTAATTTAACCTCGTGCAAGTGTCAGCGTTTTGAATCGAGCATAAAGGTACCAGTGCCGTCATTTACGCGGTGATTCAGCATTTGGTCCTTGAGGGTCTTTCATATCGATCAGCGATCAGCCGTTTCTTTTCAGCTCTTCGATCATCTCGCCTGTCTGCCTGTCAGCATCCGCAGGGACGAGAACGCAGGCACCGGCGCCTCTATGCCCGCCGCCACCGTAATTGCTGCAGAGATGGCCGATGTTCGTTTTGCAGTCCCTCTTGAAGATGTTATGGCCCAAGGTGGCCGCCACAAACTTCTTTTCAGGCCCCCACTGAAGTCGGAGGGAAACATTCACATCAGGAAAGATCGTGTACACGAGAAACCGGTTGCCGACCGGGACCTTGTCGAGCGGCCGGAAATCAGTGACTATAACATTACCGTCTTTTCTCGAATGTTTCTTCAGAAACGAAAGGAACTCAGTGTTGGCTTCTTTCATGCGCTGGGTTCGTGCAGCAACTTCCGGCTGTTTCAGGACATCCTCCGGCGACATAGCCATCAGCCAGGTAACAAGGCTGCTGAAATACTCCTTGAAGCTGCCCATGCCTGTGCGGCTGTCGACCGTGAATCCGAGCAGGATCACTCCCTTGGGGTCGGTCACGTCGACTGGCTCAAGATTAGCTGCATCGAGACGGTCCGTCTCGTTCACGAGGTGTTCGTATTTCTTCAGTGATCCGGAATTATAATAGTCGTAGATCACCCGCGCGACGCTCGGAGCGATCGCATGTCTTCCCTTGTAGTTGGCCGGCGGTTTCTCATTGCTGTCGGTCAGCTCGTGGTGGTCGAACCACATGGCGCAATCCGGATGATAGGGCAGGTTGGCCATGATGTCATTGCCGGTTATGCTGAATTTCTTGTCTGTAATATCCTGGGGATGGATCAGTTCGATCGAGTCGATCTGCTCCATGGTCGACAGCAGAACAGCCGAAGTCACTCCGTCAAGGTCTCCTCTGGTAACCAGTCTCATGGTACCTCCTGTTTATTTCAGATCGCTCTTTCAATGCTATCAAACATCACTCATCACGGCCTCTCAATACCACATCATTGCTTCAAAGTCAGGAGTGGGGACAGAAAGGCTGATATAACCTCTCCAGGGGCATCGCTCTATTTCTTCGTTTCCCTTTCGGACCGAGATAAAGAGATTAAGTTCATCCTTCTGTTTTGCCTTCAGGTCAGCGAAAGGGATGCTGATCTCGAAGATCTCCTTTATCGCCACATCAGGTATCTCTTTGACCAATATCCATTCCTCGTTCAGTTTTTCGAAGAGCTTTGCACGTATGTCGCTGCCGTTGACAGGGCAGCTGATCCGGATCTCCTGAGGTTTTGAGGTCATGATCGCTATTTCGAGATCATGATCAAGCGTGTCAAAGGGTGCAGCCGTGTCTATCCTTACAAACAGGTGATCTTCATTGAAGCCGTAGTACACGCTTGCCACCAGACTCTCTGATTTATGCATGCTTCCGCCCGACTTCTTTGCATCGATCTGTGCGCCCTGATACCATTCGTAGTAGCTTGTAACAATCCCGTCGATCTTCGGCTTTATGAACCCCCTGATAGCAAGCGCAGGAGCAACGCCCCTGTCATGTCTGAGCACCGGTACAAAGAGGTGGGACGGCACATCTTTGCCCATTTCCTTGTACACCTGCATAAGGTTCAGCCTGAAGAGCTCGTCAAAATCTTCTTCTGTCTCTGTAGAATGCTCATCGCCATACCACCAGTTCCAGTCGCTGCCTTCTGCAATATGTATGGATTTCCAGGCCTTTTCGAGCGGCAGCTCAGGGTTTGCCTGCTGAAAGTGTTCGAGTGCTTCGCGTGCCTCGGTAAGATAATCCCAGGACAGGTTATCTTCTTCATGGCCGATCCAGATGCCGTAGTTGGCATTGATCCATGAGCCCGGATGCAGCCGTTCAAGCGGATCGCCGCGGTGCAGGGTATTGATATATTCCGAGACGGTTATGGTCTTGAGACGCTCTTCTTTTGAAAGCCCCTCATACAGATAGAGGAAGAAATCCCTGCCGTCGTTCTTGTAATGTTCCCATGCATTCTCGCCGTCAAGGATGATCGGCACTACATGAGGAGAGTTGGATGGAAGCGAGCTGCGGATAGTCAGCAGTCTTTGGATCAGATCATCGGCAGCTCTTTTGGGGTCCCACTGGGAATAGACAAAGCCGATGAGGTCAGAGACGGTATGGTCTCTGAAGACCATTGAGACATTTTCATAGGAATAAGGCCGGTAGAGCATATGCGGATCGAGCAGGTTTCCCGCTCCATCGCGAAGTCCCCTGCCCAGGGATGAAGCGAGTACGCCTTCATCCGTTGCCACCCACTGAATGCCGAGCCGGGAAACGGTCCGGAGGACTTCTTCGCTTACTGAGCCCTCGGACGGCCACATGCCGACGGGCCGGTAATCGAAAAGAGACTCAAAATAGTTGATGCCCATCCTGATCTGTTTTTCCGCGTCTTCAGGATGCACGAAACGCTGCCTCGGCAGCCGCACATTCGGCATTGCTACACGTGCTATGTCAGTGTCGCAGAGTAACGGAAGAATAGGGTGGTAAAAGGGCGTGAACGAAAGTTCGACCTGACCTGAGGCTGCCATATCCTTATATGCAGGTATGATCCTGCGCAGGATATGCATCTGTTCTTCAATAAGCAGTATCTTTTCTTCTTCCGTGTACCCCTGTCCCTTTTCCACGAGCGATCTCAGAAAGGGATCATTGTTCCTAAAGAGAGGGTCTATCCAGCAAAGGTTGAAGAATACCTGGAGATCGAGAAAGTCCTGGTCAGTGAAATACTTTACCGCCCTGACAAGGTCGCTCTTGATAAGATGGGTGCCGCGTTTGACCAGCAGTTCATAGTAGCGCGGAAAGGGCCTGATCATATTATCCCAGTGCGCAAGAAAGAAATTTTCGAGGATGAAGGACCGCTCCTGGTCTGTCAGCTCTGCTGCAGGCTTTCTGGTCAGCTCAAGATGAACGTCCCTGCCGCCATGATCTGCATAGTCGACGAGCTGTTCAAGGAGCGACGGCACAAGATTGAAGTTCTGTCTGACCGCAGGAAATTCTTTCAGGATCTCGAGCATGTCGAGATAGTCCTTGGTGCCGTGAAGCCTTACCCAGGGCAGGCGGTACAGACCCGTGGACGGGTCCTTGTAATACGGCTGGTGCATATGCCAGATGAAGACAATATGGAGTGGATCAGCGGTCATACTGGAAAATAAATTCGTCCGGCCTTGAGAGTCCGTATTCCTCCCTGGCAAGTTTTTCCCGGTAGAAAGGGTCGTCCTTGAGGGCTTTGAGCTGCGATCTCATCTGTTCGTTTTGGGTGCTGATCTGTGCTATCTGTTTCTCGAGACTCTGGCGGGTTCTGTTCAGCTCAAGGTATTTGAAAAGGCCCATATCACCAAAAATGAGGCTGATCGAGAGGTAAAGAAGGGTCAGCACTACGATCGTGAAAAAGATCATCTGTCTCTTCTTTACCTCAGCGTTTACCTGTTTCTCGAGCGTGGTCATGAATGAAGGTTATAAAATCCCTTTTTCCCTTTGTACACGGCTGATTCTGCGAGCTCTTCCTCGATCTGGAGCAGCCGGTTATACTTTGCAACGCGCTCGCTCCGTGCAAGCGAACCGGTCTTGATAAAGCCCGTGTTGCATGCCACTGCAAGGTCTGCAATGGTCGTATCCTCTGTCTCTCCCGAACGATGAGAAATGACAGCCGTAAAGTTTGCATTCTTTGCCATCTCGATCGCATCAAGGGTCTCGGTCACGGTGCCGATCTGGTTCAGTTTGATCAGGATCGAGTTCGATATGCCCTTCTCGATGCCCCTGGCAAGGATCCGGGTGTTCGTCACGAACAGATCATCGCCTACCAGCTGGACCTTTCTGCCAAGTGCGTCGGTCAGGGCCTTCCAGCCGGTCCAGTCATTTTCTGACAGGCCGTCCTCTATCGAAAGCACCGGATATTTGGCAATGATCTTTTCATAGTATTTGATCATTTCGTTGTAGGTCACTTTCCTGCCTTCGAACTGATATTTGCCCTTGTCGAAAAACTCTGATGCAGCGACATCGAGCGCAAGATAGATGTCCTTGCCGGGTTTGTACCCTGATGCTTCAATGGCGGTGAGAATGTAGGTGATCGCCTCTTCGTTGCTTTTCAGGTTCGGAGCAAAGCCTCCCTCATCGCCGACTGCGGTATTGAGGCCTTTGTCTTTCAGTATCTTCTTCAGGGTATGGAAGATCTCGATTCCTGCCCTGAGCGCCGAAGCAAAATCAGGGAGACCTGCAGGCATGATCATGAATTCCTGGAAGTCGAGATTGTTGTCGGCATGGGCGCCGCCGTTGATGATGTTCATCATCGGCACAGGCAGAACCTTTGCGTTGCAGCCGCCGATATACCGGTAGAGCGGCATGCCTGATTCAATGGCCGATGCGCGGCAGACGGCGAGAGATACGCCCAGCAGGGCATTTGCCCCAAGCTTCCGCTTGTTATCCGTGCCGTCAAGCTCTATCATGTAATTGTCGATAAAGTCCTGATCCGTTGATTCGAGTCCGCGAACCCTGGGAGCGATCTCCTCGAAAATGTTCCTGATCGCCTTCATGACCCCT harbors:
- a CDS encoding glycoside hydrolase, which gives rise to MTADPLHIVFIWHMHQPYYKDPSTGLYRLPWVRLHGTKDYLDMLEILKEFPAVRQNFNLVPSLLEQLVDYADHGGRDVHLELTRKPAAELTDQERSFILENFFLAHWDNMIRPFPRYYELLVKRGTHLIKSDLVRAVKYFTDQDFLDLQVFFNLCWIDPLFRNNDPFLRSLVEKGQGYTEEEKILLIEEQMHILRRIIPAYKDMAASGQVELSFTPFYHPILPLLCDTDIARVAMPNVRLPRQRFVHPEDAEKQIRMGINYFESLFDYRPVGMWPSEGSVSEEVLRTVSRLGIQWVATDEGVLASSLGRGLRDGAGNLLDPHMLYRPYSYENVSMVFRDHTVSDLIGFVYSQWDPKRAADDLIQRLLTIRSSLPSNSPHVVPIILDGENAWEHYKNDGRDFFLYLYEGLSKEERLKTITVSEYINTLHRGDPLERLHPGSWINANYGIWIGHEEDNLSWDYLTEAREALEHFQQANPELPLEKAWKSIHIAEGSDWNWWYGDEHSTETEEDFDELFRLNLMQVYKEMGKDVPSHLFVPVLRHDRGVAPALAIRGFIKPKIDGIVTSYYEWYQGAQIDAKKSGGSMHKSESLVASVYYGFNEDHLFVRIDTAAPFDTLDHDLEIAIMTSKPQEIRISCPVNGSDIRAKLFEKLNEEWILVKEIPDVAIKEIFEISIPFADLKAKQKDELNLFISVRKGNEEIERCPWRGYISLSVPTPDFEAMMWY
- a CDS encoding septum formation initiator family protein produces the protein MTTLEKQVNAEVKKRQMIFFTIVVLTLLYLSISLIFGDMGLFKYLELNRTRQSLEKQIAQISTQNEQMRSQLKALKDDPFYREKLAREEYGLSRPDEFIFQYDR
- the eno gene encoding phosphopyruvate hydratase, which translates into the protein MGEIIDLIAREIIDSRGNPTIEVDAHLDSGVIGRAAVPSGASTGQREALELRDGGKRFHGKGVMKAIRNIFEEIAPRVRGLESTDQDFIDNYMIELDGTDNKRKLGANALLGVSLAVCRASAIESGMPLYRYIGGCNAKVLPVPMMNIINGGAHADNNLDFQEFMIMPAGLPDFASALRAGIEIFHTLKKILKDKGLNTAVGDEGGFAPNLKSNEEAITYILTAIEASGYKPGKDIYLALDVAASEFFDKGKYQFEGRKVTYNEMIKYYEKIIAKYPVLSIEDGLSENDWTGWKALTDALGRKVQLVGDDLFVTNTRILARGIEKGISNSILIKLNQIGTVTETLDAIEMAKNANFTAVISHRSGETEDTTIADLAVACNTGFIKTGSLARSERVAKYNRLLQIEEELAESAVYKGKKGFYNLHS
- a CDS encoding exopolyphosphatase; this translates as MRLVTRGDLDGVTSAVLLSTMEQIDSIELIHPQDITDKKFSITGNDIMANLPYHPDCAMWFDHHELTDSNEKPPANYKGRHAIAPSVARVIYDYYNSGSLKKYEHLVNETDRLDAANLEPVDVTDPKGVILLGFTVDSRTGMGSFKEYFSSLVTWLMAMSPEDVLKQPEVAARTQRMKEANTEFLSFLKKHSRKDGNVIVTDFRPLDKVPVGNRFLVYTIFPDVNVSLRLQWGPEKKFVAATLGHNIFKRDCKTNIGHLCSNYGGGGHRGAGACVLVPADADRQTGEMIEELKRNG
- a CDS encoding type II toxin-antitoxin system RelE/ParE family toxin yields the protein MNFRYKLKFIPTALKEWGKLDRSIQVQFKKKLSERLNNPRVPSSRLHGFTDHYKIKLRASGYRLVYEVLDKEICVMVIAVGKRDKDAVYEKAGKRDKD
- a CDS encoding ATP-binding protein, producing MTEKRKSWKEIIDRRRKENFVGRSDYLHTFSNNFHSGLPNFLLFSVTGEGGVGKSTLLQQFQSIVTSPSINGVAILCDENQLSPVSVMGYIAEKLALIDIKNKEFDERYKTYRTCREQIEGDQKAPRGALNLVVRGMTDFAIKAARRTPGVGVFAEYVNEKEAGEALTQGVSYLIDRFGNKDEVQLLREPEKILTPLFINLLNTACVNRRVVLMFDVFERTCEALEPWLMECLNFKYGECDSYLTFVISGRDQIDQHWTEIASSICHIILEPFTQEETRLYLANRNIVDESLVNQIHEDTGGLPVLVELLAGTNPKPGLPLPDISRDAVKRFLQWIPEEERRLVALMASVPRQFNLDILSACLGSNAIDQFKWLSTQSYIRTNSKRGWFYHDKVRELMLRYLHNTTPNDLEEAHRRLVIFFERRQDQLILDGLSAHSREWRRLEVERVYHLLSEQPIGNIGRAVNAFLSASGGACIFADGIPQACQQVGREVVSAEVQAWARTLVAFYNASEGNQHETLLHLANLIAKRQDLAPEAQHALFVRRGETYSLMGKYAEALCDLNRAIGDTIKKCVNR
- a CDS encoding type II toxin-antitoxin system Phd/YefM family antitoxin, which produces MKAVLAKCSASISELKRNPTALIEKSEGEPIAILNHNSPTAYLIPAETYELLMERLEDYQLGLIVQERQSEKIRAIAVSLDEL